The following proteins are co-located in the Takifugu flavidus isolate HTHZ2018 chromosome 16, ASM371156v2, whole genome shotgun sequence genome:
- the mgaa gene encoding MAX dimerization protein MGA a isoform X5, translated as MNLLDPTLAIDLQYLGVHLPIPPPRTSLEPVVQELHPAHGACSAFVSRTGKTTDVTQIKGWREKFTPAEATSTPKPPTAEGDVSAVAAGSDSQKKNLSAFCSDMLDEYLENEGRLIDERASTFSQPVVDIAPPLAYELPTKSTSYVRTLHSVMQKQTGSATSELISGFIPPSKRPKLSLKETRNFRKEPAKQRGPKHNRPKPKASSASLGQVESNIIDTHPAPAQPDPVLPEPPTLKRKKKHLKPNPTPQTVTLPQTPTTLPSTSEDMAPLDSDSELGDLNSPKSTAQKEDTAAVPPHQEGGAHGMTRALLRQKDLEDGVIWEGRHRTTVTEERASIALTSLFTLMGFVRENPTAPIQLACRRAPPCLNDFCRLGCVCSSLGYCSRISHCGRPACMLGCSCLKQKVVLLKNLDGSDSSPSHHSKKRKKKRRMKMAYVLKEADSVSQPADRVRTLWKRNDRDHDPDPVHIPKRHNMLKRAEQSSCARVRVFRGKKSRRTDEVAPNGLKSKQLQPKSRRQGDLEPETRTSASPTGKPPTPGFPNLQSVGTSPQPSSPGEPQVEAPEEPPPKPSKRLIILAECMWASDNDRNLVLKELCERMACDQLDKPFWIRQYFISPVLQTTEGSGTDCCIQYKIHISTPKPEPENSAASRETAQVVKAAADEQSVHFDDWQREIEPEEVEHLDEERHVAGDGVPEVEVGSASKCEGRAAVGRDAKKRGRGKDDQRRADMGLPFLTGISPAGFLSATRKQPGEGDHAIKVNGKLYPMAKVQLGKMGALHPANRLAAYLTGRVGSSNKRPPSLSSVLSQTLQFQSSDPAPQTIQASVENSGLTGNPPPGPKPSVKVTIPSTTTASQVITNLTQPLNQPNKASKMFMVPVLSSSGMVPMAPVPTPTSTSQKIVLYPVKSTTGVQYFRRPDGQLYRLLPMSQLRQLKLKQAGQTGALPSSHPVLVRQNVSKAPPLTSVITNLVTAASTVSSSANTFTTSSSCSSSTRTSPTSSLLGPLPSLAALLSQKNECTFKTLPAASSSLPSIKSVTCALPLDPSRLAVEQKVTPPPPPTVKTPEDASGPALHSSTQQTGSELELACNPSDLDIICVNEDTRPDDTEGGAGRAPQAGREESSSGDESTDSEGGDVGRDEATGPLRKNRLLQNTLEKLRRTKIRLLFDSLRTELGSIDDRTSKASILQKAVQEIQQLVTLESKLKKKKRRLMKKRDRLIDAVSPSGEREQLNASSEQQILEQQHAANQLPAAGGGASATPAGKQSCIPVEPFSKPHNNLQAPPPPVPTPVQALKPPPAKPGVSHNASCNNQRTVPNILSRRRKPPTPSNNDKEVEKLNNLLVQPSSTLQQQEVPANLPSPPPPAAPPPPPHILLVPPRPERSSDQSRGLGHPSETLPSCPSSKGPTLCPGPGAGEQAVEGVRGLSEEPCKDSNWESLTPSDDDVLMNQPMDTAHLQEESVHSSWLLRLDSDSDEPVTSETEEAGLDDRMQCSEHKLLPGPTNGNIINGGALVPPPLLQMRVGGATVVDTTSRPMPRLVPLGLRGTLPS; from the exons ATGAACCTGCTGGATCCAACTCTGGCCATAGACCTGCAGTATCTGGGAGTCCACCTTCCCATTCCTCCCCCCAGAACCTCCCTGGAGCCAGTCGTCCAGGAGCTCCATCCAGCTCATG GTGCTTGTTCAGCGTTTGTGTCCCgtacaggaaaaacaacagatgtCACTCAGATTAAAGGTTGGAGGGAGAAATTTACGCCAGCAGAGGCTACATCCACCCCAAAACCTCCCACAGCTGAAGGTGATGTCTCTG ctgttgctgcaggGTCTGACTCACAGAAGAAGAACCTGTCTGCGTTCTGCAGTGACATGTTGGACGAGTACCTGGAGAATGAGGGCAGGCTGATCGATGAGCGGGCCTCCACCTTCTCTCAGCCTGTCGTAGATATCGCTCCACCTCTGGCCTACGAGCTGCCCACCAAGAGCACCAGCTACGTCCGGACCCTCCACAGTGTGATGCAGAAGCAGACGGGTTCAGCCACCTCTGAACTGATCTCTGGCTTTATCCCCCCCTCTAAGAGACCCAAACTTAGCCTAAAAGAGACCAGGAACTTCAGGAAGGAACCCGCAAAGCAGAGGGGTCCCAAACACAACCGACCCAAACCAAAAGCAAGCTCTGCTTCTCTTGGACAAGTAGAATCGAATATCATTGATACACATCCTGCACCCGCCCAACCGGACCCTGTTCTTCCAGAGCCCCCTACCctcaagaggaagaaaaagcatCTCAAACCCAACCCCACGCCACAGACTGTCACCCTCCCTCAGACCCCTACCACTCTGCCCAGTACGTCCGAGGACATGGCACCGCTGGACTCTGACTCGGAACTTGGAGACCTCAACAGTCCCAAGTCTACCGCACAGAAGGAGGACACGGCTGCTGTGCCACCCCACCAGGAGGGTGGAGCTCATGGAATGACCCGTGCTCTGCTACGACAGAAAGACCTGGAGGATGGGGTGATCTGGGAGGGCCGACACAGGACCACTGTCACCGAGGAGAGGGCCAGCATCGCCCTGACGTCCCTCTTCACTCTGATG GGCTTTGTCAGGGAGAATCCCACTGCCCCCATCCAGCTGGCATGCAGGCGGGCCCCCCCCTGCCTGAATGACTTCTGCAGGCTGGGCTGTGTCTGTTCCAGCCTGGGCTACTGCTCCAGGATCAGCCACTGTGGCCGGCCGGCCTGCATGTTGGGCTGCAGCTGCCTGAAACAAAAGGTGGTCCTCCTCAAAAACCTAGACGGGTCTGACTCGAGCCCCTCGCATCAcagcaagaagaggaagaagaaaaggaggatgaagatggccTATG TCCTTAAGGAGGCTGACAGCGTTTCCCAGCCTGCTGACCGTGTGCGGACGTTGTGGAAGAGGAACGACAGGGACCACGATCCAGATCCAGTTCACATTCCCAAACGACACAACATG CtgaaaagagcagagcagagcagctgcgcCCGCGTCAGGGTGTTCCGTGGTAAAAAGAGTCGCCGCACAGACGAG GTGGCACCAAACGGGCTCAAGTCAAAACAGCTTCAGCCCAAATCTAGAAGGCAGGGAGACCTGGAGCCAGAGACTAGAACTAGTGCCAGTCCGACAG GTAAACCGCCTACACCAGGTTTCCCCAACCTTCAGTCCGTGGGGACCAGTCCCCAGCCCAGTTCCCCAGGTGAACCACAGGTGGAAGCACCTGAAGAGCCACCGCCAAAGCCCTCAAAGCGTTTGATCATCTTGGCTGAGTGCATGTGGGCAAGTGACAATGACCGGAACCTGGTGCTGAAGGAGCTGTGTGAAAGGATGGCCTGTGACCAGCTGGACAAGCCCTTCTGGATCAGGCAGTACTTTATCAGTCCTGTCCTTCAGACCACTGAGGGGAGTGGCACCGACTGCTGCATTCAATACAAGATCCACATCTCCACCCCCAAACCGGAGCCAGAAAACTCAGCAGCATCAAGAGAAACGGCACAG GTGGTGAAGGCGGCTGCTGATGAACAGTCGGTGCATTTTGACGACTGGCAACGGGAGATAGAGCCTGAAGAGGTGGAGCATCTGGACGAGGAGCGGCACGTGGCAGGAGACGGCGtcccagaggtggaggtgggctCAGCATCAAAGTGTGAAGGCAGAGCGGCCGTCGGTCGAGACgctaaaaaaagaggaaggggAAAGGATGACCAAAGAAGGGCCGACATGGGTCTTCCTTTCCTGACCGGAATCTCTCCCGCTGGATTCCTCTCGGCAACCCGCAAGCAGCCTGGAGAAGGAGATCACGCCATCAAG GTGAATGGGAAGTTGTACCCGATGGCTAAGGTCCAGTTGGGGAAGATGGGGGCCCTCCACCCAGCCAATCGGCTGGCAGCCTACCTAACAGGCCGCGTAGGTTCCAGCAACAAGCGGCCACCTTCTTTATCTTCAGTGCTGTCTCAAACTCTTCAGTTCCAGAGTTCAGATCCAGCTCCTCAGACCATCCAGGCTTCTGTGGAGAATTCTGGTCTTACTGGGAACCCCCCACCGGGACCCAAGCCTTCTGTGAAAGTCACCATCCCCTCCACAACCACAG CCTCTCAGGTCATCACGAATCTGACCCAACCCCTTAATCAGCCCAATAAAGCCTCTAAGATGTTCATGGTTCCGGTCCTATCTTCTTCTGGGATGGTTCCGATGGCACCGGTCCcaacccccacctccaccagtCAGAAGATAGTCCTGTACCCGGTCAAGTCCACCACAGGCGTCCAGTATTTCCGCAGACCAGACGGGCAGCTTTACCGGCTGCTTCCCATGAGCCAGCTGAGGCAGCTCAAGCTGAAGCAGgctggtcagacag GCGCCCTGCCCTCCTCACACCCTGTGCTGGTTCGTCAGAACGTCTCCAAGGcgcctccactcacctcagttaTCACCAACCTCGTGACTGCCGCCTCCAccgtctcctcctccgccaACACCTTCAcaacctccagctcctgctcttcctccacaaGGACGTCGCCTACTTCCTCTCTGTTAggccccctcccctctctcgcCGCTCTGCTGTCTCAGAAAAATGAATGTACCTTCAAAACCCTCcccgccgcctcctcttccttgcCAAGCATCAAATCCGTGACTTGTGCGCTTCCACTGGACCCCAGCAGACTCGCAGTTGAACAGAAGGTGACTCCGCCCCCACCTCCAACAGTGAAGACACCAGAAGACGCGTCTGGTCCGGCTCTTCATTCCTCTACGCAGCAGACTGGctctgagctggagctggcCTGCAACCCATCGGACCTGGACATCATCTGTGTAAACGAGGACACGAGGCCCGACGACACAGAGGGCGGGGCCGGGCGCGCGCCTCAGGCAGGGCGGGAAGAATCCTCCAGTGGCGACGAGTCCACGGACTCTGAGGGTGGTGACGTGGGCAGAGATGAAGCAACGGGTCCTCTAAGAAAAAAC cgacTGTTACAGAACACGTTGGAGAAACTTCGTCGGACAAAGATCAGGTTGCTGTTTGACTCTCTGAGGACGGAGCTGGGCTCCATCGATGACAGGACATCCAAGGCCTCCATCCTGCAGAAG GCAGTGCAGGAGATTCAGCAGTTGGTGACACTTGAGtcaaagctgaagaagaagaagcgccGTTTGATGAAAAAAAGGGACCGACTGATTGACGCCGTGTCTCCTTCGG GTGAGAGGGAGCAGCTGAATGCCTCGTCCGAACAGCagatcctggagcagcagcacgcagccaatcagctgccaGCAGCCGGGGGGGGCGCTTCTGCTACTCCGGCTGGGAAACAGTCTTGCATCCCAGTTGAACCATTTTCTAAGCCACACAACAATCTGcaggcccctcctcctcctgtcccgacACCTGTTCAAGCACTGAAGCCCCCTCCGGCTAAGCCCGGTGTCTCCCACAATGCATCGTGCAACAATCAAAGGACAGTCCCCAACATCCTGTCCCGCAGAAGGAAACCTCCAACACCATCCAACAATGACAAAGAAG TAGAAAAGCTGAACAACCTGCTGGTCCAACCATCAAgtacgctgcagcagcaggaggtcccGGCAAATctaccctctcctcctcctcctgctgctcctcctcctcctcctcacatcttGCTGGTCCCTCCAAGACCTGAGCGGTCTTCAGACCAGAGCCGAGGCCTGGGCCACCCCTCTGAGACCTTACCATCATGTCCTTCATCTAAAGGTCCCACTTTGTGTCCTGGTCCGGGTGCTGGTGAGCAGGCAGTGGAAGGGGTCAGGGGGTTGTCTGAGGAGCCCTGTAAAGACTCCAACTGGGAGAGTTTGACTCCCAGTGATGATGATGTCCTCATGAACCAGCCAATGGACACTGCACACCTACAGGAGGAGTCTGTCCACAGCTCGTGGCTCCTGCGGCTGGATTCAGATTCTGATGAACCCGTTACCTCGGAGACGGAAGAGGCGGGCCTTGATGACAGAATGCAGTGTTCTGAGCACAAACTGTTGCCAGGACCCACCAATGGGAACATCATAAATGGTGGCGCCCTGGTTCCCCCCCCTCTGCTTCAGATGAGGGTTGGTGGGGCCACGGTGGTGGACACCACCAGCAGGCCAATGCCCAGACTGGTTCCTCTGGGTTTGCGGGGAACCCTACCGAGCTGA
- the mgaa gene encoding MAX dimerization protein MGA a isoform X6: MLDEYLENEGRLIDERASTFSQPVVDIAPPLAYELPTKSTSYVRTLHSVMQKQTGSATSELISGFIPPSKRPKLSLKETRNFRKEPAKQRGPKHNRPKPKASSASLGQVESNIIDTHPAPAQPDPVLPEPPTLKRKKKHLKPNPTPQTVTLPQTPTTLPSTSEDMAPLDSDSELGDLNSPKSTAQKEDTAAVPPHQEGGAHGMTRALLRQKDLEDGVIWEGRHRTTVTEERASIALTSLFTLMGFVRENPTAPIQLACRRAPPCLNDFCRLGCVCSSLGYCSRISHCGRPACMLGCSCLKQKVVLLKNLDGSDSSPSHHSKKRKKKRRMKMAYVLKEADSVSQPADRVRTLWKRNDRDHDPDPVHIPKRHNMLKRAEQSSCARVRVFRGKKSRRTDEVAPNGLKSKQLQPKSRRQGDLEPETRTSASPTGKPPTPGFPNLQSVGTSPQPSSPGEPQVEAPEEPPPKPSKRLIILAECMWASDNDRNLVLKELCERMACDQLDKPFWIRQYFISPVLQTTEGSGTDCCIQYKIHISTPKPEPENSAASRETAQVVKAAADEQSVHFDDWQREIEPEEVEHLDEERHVAGDGVPEVEVGSASKCEGRAAVGRDAKKRGRGKDDQRRADMGLPFLTGISPAGFLSATRKQPGEGDHAIKVNGKLYPMAKVQLGKMGALHPANRLAAYLTGRVGSSNKRPPSLSSVLSQTLQFQSSDPAPQTIQASVENSGLTGNPPPGPKPSVKVTIPSTTTASQVITNLTQPLNQPNKASKMFMVPVLSSSGMVPMAPVPTPTSTSQKIVLYPVKSTTGVQYFRRPDGQLYRLLPMSQLRQLKLKQAGQTGALPSSHPVLVRQNVSKAPPLTSVITNLVTAASTVSSSANTFTTSSSCSSSTRTSPTSSLLGPLPSLAALLSQKNECTFKTLPAASSSLPSIKSVTCALPLDPSRLAVEQKVTPPPPPTVKTPEDASGPALHSSTQQTGSELELACNPSDLDIICVNEDTRPDDTEGGAGRAPQAGREESSSGDESTDSEGGDVGRDEATGPLRKNRLLQNTLEKLRRTKIRLLFDSLRTELGSIDDRTSKASILQKAVQEIQQLVTLESKLKKKKRRLMKKRDRLIDAVSPSGEREQLNASSEQQILEQQHAANQLPAAGGGASATPAGKQSCIPVEPFSKPHNNLQAPPPPVPTPVQALKPPPAKPGVSHNASCNNQRTVPNILSRRRKPPTPSNNDKEVEKLNNLLVQPSSTLQQQEVPANLPSPPPPAAPPPPPHILLVPPRPERSSDQSRGLGHPSETLPSCPSSKGPTLCPGPGAGEQAVEGVRGLSEEPCKDSNWESLTPSDDDVLMNQPMDTAHLQEESVHSSWLLRLDSDSDEPVTSETEEAGLDDRMQCSEHKLLPGPTNGNIINGGALVPPPLLQMRVGGATVVDTTSRPMPRLVPLGLRGTLPS, from the exons ATGTTGGACGAGTACCTGGAGAATGAGGGCAGGCTGATCGATGAGCGGGCCTCCACCTTCTCTCAGCCTGTCGTAGATATCGCTCCACCTCTGGCCTACGAGCTGCCCACCAAGAGCACCAGCTACGTCCGGACCCTCCACAGTGTGATGCAGAAGCAGACGGGTTCAGCCACCTCTGAACTGATCTCTGGCTTTATCCCCCCCTCTAAGAGACCCAAACTTAGCCTAAAAGAGACCAGGAACTTCAGGAAGGAACCCGCAAAGCAGAGGGGTCCCAAACACAACCGACCCAAACCAAAAGCAAGCTCTGCTTCTCTTGGACAAGTAGAATCGAATATCATTGATACACATCCTGCACCCGCCCAACCGGACCCTGTTCTTCCAGAGCCCCCTACCctcaagaggaagaaaaagcatCTCAAACCCAACCCCACGCCACAGACTGTCACCCTCCCTCAGACCCCTACCACTCTGCCCAGTACGTCCGAGGACATGGCACCGCTGGACTCTGACTCGGAACTTGGAGACCTCAACAGTCCCAAGTCTACCGCACAGAAGGAGGACACGGCTGCTGTGCCACCCCACCAGGAGGGTGGAGCTCATGGAATGACCCGTGCTCTGCTACGACAGAAAGACCTGGAGGATGGGGTGATCTGGGAGGGCCGACACAGGACCACTGTCACCGAGGAGAGGGCCAGCATCGCCCTGACGTCCCTCTTCACTCTGATG GGCTTTGTCAGGGAGAATCCCACTGCCCCCATCCAGCTGGCATGCAGGCGGGCCCCCCCCTGCCTGAATGACTTCTGCAGGCTGGGCTGTGTCTGTTCCAGCCTGGGCTACTGCTCCAGGATCAGCCACTGTGGCCGGCCGGCCTGCATGTTGGGCTGCAGCTGCCTGAAACAAAAGGTGGTCCTCCTCAAAAACCTAGACGGGTCTGACTCGAGCCCCTCGCATCAcagcaagaagaggaagaagaaaaggaggatgaagatggccTATG TCCTTAAGGAGGCTGACAGCGTTTCCCAGCCTGCTGACCGTGTGCGGACGTTGTGGAAGAGGAACGACAGGGACCACGATCCAGATCCAGTTCACATTCCCAAACGACACAACATG CtgaaaagagcagagcagagcagctgcgcCCGCGTCAGGGTGTTCCGTGGTAAAAAGAGTCGCCGCACAGACGAG GTGGCACCAAACGGGCTCAAGTCAAAACAGCTTCAGCCCAAATCTAGAAGGCAGGGAGACCTGGAGCCAGAGACTAGAACTAGTGCCAGTCCGACAG GTAAACCGCCTACACCAGGTTTCCCCAACCTTCAGTCCGTGGGGACCAGTCCCCAGCCCAGTTCCCCAGGTGAACCACAGGTGGAAGCACCTGAAGAGCCACCGCCAAAGCCCTCAAAGCGTTTGATCATCTTGGCTGAGTGCATGTGGGCAAGTGACAATGACCGGAACCTGGTGCTGAAGGAGCTGTGTGAAAGGATGGCCTGTGACCAGCTGGACAAGCCCTTCTGGATCAGGCAGTACTTTATCAGTCCTGTCCTTCAGACCACTGAGGGGAGTGGCACCGACTGCTGCATTCAATACAAGATCCACATCTCCACCCCCAAACCGGAGCCAGAAAACTCAGCAGCATCAAGAGAAACGGCACAG GTGGTGAAGGCGGCTGCTGATGAACAGTCGGTGCATTTTGACGACTGGCAACGGGAGATAGAGCCTGAAGAGGTGGAGCATCTGGACGAGGAGCGGCACGTGGCAGGAGACGGCGtcccagaggtggaggtgggctCAGCATCAAAGTGTGAAGGCAGAGCGGCCGTCGGTCGAGACgctaaaaaaagaggaaggggAAAGGATGACCAAAGAAGGGCCGACATGGGTCTTCCTTTCCTGACCGGAATCTCTCCCGCTGGATTCCTCTCGGCAACCCGCAAGCAGCCTGGAGAAGGAGATCACGCCATCAAG GTGAATGGGAAGTTGTACCCGATGGCTAAGGTCCAGTTGGGGAAGATGGGGGCCCTCCACCCAGCCAATCGGCTGGCAGCCTACCTAACAGGCCGCGTAGGTTCCAGCAACAAGCGGCCACCTTCTTTATCTTCAGTGCTGTCTCAAACTCTTCAGTTCCAGAGTTCAGATCCAGCTCCTCAGACCATCCAGGCTTCTGTGGAGAATTCTGGTCTTACTGGGAACCCCCCACCGGGACCCAAGCCTTCTGTGAAAGTCACCATCCCCTCCACAACCACAG CCTCTCAGGTCATCACGAATCTGACCCAACCCCTTAATCAGCCCAATAAAGCCTCTAAGATGTTCATGGTTCCGGTCCTATCTTCTTCTGGGATGGTTCCGATGGCACCGGTCCcaacccccacctccaccagtCAGAAGATAGTCCTGTACCCGGTCAAGTCCACCACAGGCGTCCAGTATTTCCGCAGACCAGACGGGCAGCTTTACCGGCTGCTTCCCATGAGCCAGCTGAGGCAGCTCAAGCTGAAGCAGgctggtcagacag GCGCCCTGCCCTCCTCACACCCTGTGCTGGTTCGTCAGAACGTCTCCAAGGcgcctccactcacctcagttaTCACCAACCTCGTGACTGCCGCCTCCAccgtctcctcctccgccaACACCTTCAcaacctccagctcctgctcttcctccacaaGGACGTCGCCTACTTCCTCTCTGTTAggccccctcccctctctcgcCGCTCTGCTGTCTCAGAAAAATGAATGTACCTTCAAAACCCTCcccgccgcctcctcttccttgcCAAGCATCAAATCCGTGACTTGTGCGCTTCCACTGGACCCCAGCAGACTCGCAGTTGAACAGAAGGTGACTCCGCCCCCACCTCCAACAGTGAAGACACCAGAAGACGCGTCTGGTCCGGCTCTTCATTCCTCTACGCAGCAGACTGGctctgagctggagctggcCTGCAACCCATCGGACCTGGACATCATCTGTGTAAACGAGGACACGAGGCCCGACGACACAGAGGGCGGGGCCGGGCGCGCGCCTCAGGCAGGGCGGGAAGAATCCTCCAGTGGCGACGAGTCCACGGACTCTGAGGGTGGTGACGTGGGCAGAGATGAAGCAACGGGTCCTCTAAGAAAAAAC cgacTGTTACAGAACACGTTGGAGAAACTTCGTCGGACAAAGATCAGGTTGCTGTTTGACTCTCTGAGGACGGAGCTGGGCTCCATCGATGACAGGACATCCAAGGCCTCCATCCTGCAGAAG GCAGTGCAGGAGATTCAGCAGTTGGTGACACTTGAGtcaaagctgaagaagaagaagcgccGTTTGATGAAAAAAAGGGACCGACTGATTGACGCCGTGTCTCCTTCGG GTGAGAGGGAGCAGCTGAATGCCTCGTCCGAACAGCagatcctggagcagcagcacgcagccaatcagctgccaGCAGCCGGGGGGGGCGCTTCTGCTACTCCGGCTGGGAAACAGTCTTGCATCCCAGTTGAACCATTTTCTAAGCCACACAACAATCTGcaggcccctcctcctcctgtcccgacACCTGTTCAAGCACTGAAGCCCCCTCCGGCTAAGCCCGGTGTCTCCCACAATGCATCGTGCAACAATCAAAGGACAGTCCCCAACATCCTGTCCCGCAGAAGGAAACCTCCAACACCATCCAACAATGACAAAGAAG TAGAAAAGCTGAACAACCTGCTGGTCCAACCATCAAgtacgctgcagcagcaggaggtcccGGCAAATctaccctctcctcctcctcctgctgctcctcctcctcctcctcacatcttGCTGGTCCCTCCAAGACCTGAGCGGTCTTCAGACCAGAGCCGAGGCCTGGGCCACCCCTCTGAGACCTTACCATCATGTCCTTCATCTAAAGGTCCCACTTTGTGTCCTGGTCCGGGTGCTGGTGAGCAGGCAGTGGAAGGGGTCAGGGGGTTGTCTGAGGAGCCCTGTAAAGACTCCAACTGGGAGAGTTTGACTCCCAGTGATGATGATGTCCTCATGAACCAGCCAATGGACACTGCACACCTACAGGAGGAGTCTGTCCACAGCTCGTGGCTCCTGCGGCTGGATTCAGATTCTGATGAACCCGTTACCTCGGAGACGGAAGAGGCGGGCCTTGATGACAGAATGCAGTGTTCTGAGCACAAACTGTTGCCAGGACCCACCAATGGGAACATCATAAATGGTGGCGCCCTGGTTCCCCCCCCTCTGCTTCAGATGAGGGTTGGTGGGGCCACGGTGGTGGACACCACCAGCAGGCCAATGCCCAGACTGGTTCCTCTGGGTTTGCGGGGAACCCTACCGAGCTGA